The Phragmites australis chromosome 15, lpPhrAust1.1, whole genome shotgun sequence genome window below encodes:
- the LOC133892802 gene encoding dirigent protein 1-like, with protein sequence MAGSAANKRLLFLLLAAAVALTFAAASARRRPVRLRLYMHDIVGGPGQTAVLLVKGAGPENPSMHPGNYFGDTVAVDDLLTEGLAVDSKAVGRAQGTYMVGSMRDPVFVVSVTLLLTAGPYNGSTLIVAGHDDTSEAVRELAVVGGTGRLRRAAGHVLWSMAKVESVLHAVLELDVHASVPVPSDAAPARGGHAFVSSE encoded by the coding sequence ATGGCCGGCTCGGCTGCAAATAAGCGCCTCCTGTTCctgctcctcgccgccgccgtcgctctGACCTTCGCTGCGGCCTCGGCGCGCCGGCGCCCGGTGCGGCTGCGCCTGTACATGCACGACATCGTGGGCGGGCCGGGGCAGACGGCGGTGCTGCTTGTGAAGGGCGCTGGCCCGGAGAACCCGTCCATGCACCCGGGCAACTACTTCGGCGACACGGTGGCGGTCGACGACCTCCTCACGGAGGGCCTCGCCGTCGACTCCAAGGCCGTAGGCCGGGCACAGGGCACCTACATGGTGGGCTCCATGCGCGACCCGGTGTTCGTGGTCAGCGTGACGTTGCTGCTCACCGCAGGGCCATATAACGGGAGCACGCTCATCGTGGCCGGCCACGACGACACCTCCGAGGCGGTCAGGGAGCTCGCGGTGGTCGGCGGGACGGGAAGGCTACGCCGGGCCGCCGGGCACGTGCTGTGGAGCATGGCCAAGGTGGAGTCGGTGCTGCACGCCGTGCTGGAGCTGGACGTGCACGCGTCCGTGCCGGTGCCGAGCGACGCTGCTCCTGCTCGTGGGGGTCATGCGTTTGTCAGTTCCGAGTGA
- the LOC133893637 gene encoding dirigent protein 1-like translates to MAMPLLALLLMAALSSALAADDGTTHLNFFMHDIVAGSNPTAVQVIKGPAGSASTFGMSFGDTSVIDDPLTETSAATSAAVGRMQGFYMLSSQSSLVLMVCANLLLTSGDYNGSTIAVMGRDDIAADVRELAVVGGTGKFRMANGYVLWKTTSMSGPDATIELDVYVSTSTNGTTIDASAPVSPVDGGGSSSGSGSKASSGAAKKVYGGGWINACVVAVVVAVVGSYRVW, encoded by the coding sequence ATGGCGATGCCTCTCCTGGCGCTCCTCCTCATGGCGGCGCTCTCGTCGGCCCTGGCGGCGGACGACGGCACCACGCACCTCAACTTCTTCATGCACGACATCGTGGCCGGCAGCAACCCGACAGCGGTGCAGGTCATCAAGGGCCCGGCGGGCTCCGCCTCCACCTTCGGCATGTCCTTCGGCGACACCAGCGTCATCGACGACCCGCTCACCGAgacctccgccgccacctccgccgcgGTAGGCCGCATGCAGGGCTTCTACATGCTCTCGTCCCAGTCGAGCCTCGTCCTCATGGTGTGCGCCAACCTGCTGCTCACCTCCGGGGACTACAACGGCAGCACCATCGCCGTCATGGGCCGCGACGACATCGCCGCCGACGTCAGGGAGCTCGCCGTCGTGGGCGGCACGGGTAAGTTCAGGATGGCGAACGGGTACGTGCTCTGGAAGACCACCAGCATGAGCGGGCCCGACGCCACCATCGAGCTCGACGTGTACGTGTCAACGTCGACCAATGGCACCACCATCGACGCCTCCGCGCCCGTCTCGCccgtcgacggcggcggctcctcctccggGTCCGGGTCCAAGGCGAGCTCGGGCGCCGCGAAGAAGGTCTACGGCGGCGGGTGGATCAATGCGTGCGTCGTCGCCGTTGTCGTTGCGGTGGTTGGCTCCTACCGCGTTTGGTGA
- the LOC133892060 gene encoding glutamate--glyoxylate aminotransferase 2-like — MARKPLDYEELNENIKKVQYAVRGELYLRASELQKEGKKIIFTNVGNPHALGQKPLTFPRQVVALCQAPFLLDDPNVGLIFPADAIARAKHYLAMAPGGLGAYSDSRGIPGIRKEVADFIQRRDGYPSDPELIYLTDGASKGVMQMLNALIRNERDGILVPVPQYPLYSAAISLFGGSLVPYYLEEEANWGLDFFNIRQSVAEARSKGITVRAMVIINPGNPTGQCLSEANIKELLQFCYQENLVLLADEVYQQNIYQDERPFISARKVLFDLGPPLSREVQLVSFHTVSKGYWGECGQRGGYFEMTNLPPKTVDEIYKVASIALSPNVPGQIFMGVMVNPPKPGDISYLKYTAESKSILESLRRRARMMTDGFNSCRNVVCNFTEGAMYSFPQIRLPQRAIEAAKRARKAPDVFYCLKLLEATGISTVPGSGFGQKEGVFHLRTTILPAEEDFPAIILSFKKFNDSFMEQYEGYSRM, encoded by the exons ATGGCGAGGAAGCCGCTGGACTATGAGGAGCTGAacgagaacatcaagaaggtgCAGTACGCGGTGCGCGGAGAGCTCTACCTCCGTGCCTCGGAGCTCCAGAAGGAGGGCAAGAAGATCATCTTCACCAACGTCGGCAACCCGCACGCCCTCGGCCAAAAGCCGCTCACCTTCCCACGCCAG GTGGTGGCGCTGTGCCAGGCTCCGTTCCTGCTCGATGATCCCAACGTCGGACTCATCTTCCCCGCCGATGCCATCGCGCGGGCCAAGCACTACCTCGCCATGGCGCCCGGCGGTCTAG GTGCTTACAGTGATTCTCGTGGTATCCCTGGAATTAGGAAGGAAGTTGCTGACTTCATCCAGAGGCGTGATGGATATCCGAG TGATCCAGAGCTCATTTACCTAACAGACGGTGCCAGCAAAGGTGTGATGCAAATGTTGAACGCTCTTATCAGAAATGAGAGGGATGGG ATTTTGGTCCCTGTTCCACAATACCCACTTTATTCTGCTGCCATTTCCCTCTTTGGTGGTTCTCTGGTCCCCTATTACTTGGAAGAAGAGGCTAACTGGGGCCTTGACTTTTTCAATATCCGACAATCAGTGGCAGAGGCACGGTCAAAGGGAATCACT GTTCGAGCAATGGTGATTATAAATCCAGGAAATCCCACTGGCCAATGCCTTAGTGAAGCAAATATAAAGGAACTTCTGCAATTTTGCTATCAGGAAAACTTAGTTCTGCTTGCAGATGAAGTGTATCAGCAAAACATTTATCAGGATGAGCGCCCATTTATAAGCGCAAGAAAG GTTTTGTTCGATTTGGGCCCACCATTAAGTAGGGAGGTTCAACTTGTTTCTTTCCACACCGTGTCCAAAGGGTACTGGGGTGAGTGTGGACAGCGTGGTGGATACTTTGAAATGACAAATCTTCCTCCCAAG ACAGTAGACGAGATCTACAAGGTTGCATCGATAGCACTGAGTCCAAATGTTCCTGGTCAAATCTTT ATGGGAGTAATGGTTAACCCTCCTAAACCTGGAGATATCTCATACCTGAAGTATACTGCTGAAAG CAAGTCCATCCTCGAGTCTCTGAGGAGGAGAGCGCGCATGATGACAGATGGTTTCAATAGTTGCCGAAATGTCGTGTGCAATTTTACAGAAG gagctatgtactctttcccCCAAATACGCCTTCCACAAAGAGCTATTGAGGCAGCCAAAAGAGCCAGGAAAGCACCAGATGTTTTCTACTGCCTCAAGCTTCTGGAAGCAACAGGAATTTCCACTGTTCCAGGCTCTGGTTTTGGTCAGAAGGAAGG GGTGTTCCACCTGAGGACGACCATCCTTCCCGCGGAGGAAGACTTCCCGGCCATCATATTGAGCTTCAAGAAGTTCAACGATTCATTCATGGAGCAATACGAAGGCTACTCCAGGATGTGA
- the LOC133892823 gene encoding uncharacterized protein LOC133892823, whose translation MKTKAANNNKATADEDEAKPKKIRSSRSKHRRSRSPSGSESPPRKRSKKHSKRIPHKKSKRSKVSSSSHRRRRRSLSPSRSLSSSNPSSVAHRSCSTCSSNSSASERSVSLPPRSRSRDVRKKRGRGRDRERDRKRRKARRSSSDSSSEPSCGSSRSRSRSGSKSKSRKRRVGDTKEGAGSDKIEKDYNSRHTSRSEKSMIDDDDRVEDPSAKKGDNDIDIYEKSGVLEKMESLPSKNANETEEILPAGGGNSDAEDLELILRQKALENFRKFRAAAVMAVKTDNGATGKEALMDSPQNTSTKIAEARSAAGTPFQRQGSSLGVRHSAGSPRSEDHEYGMTHSWKQESSAGMSRGDGSPGILEAGDTCGPTQQKGSTVEATHSTSQIISPQYSRNDHSVMHRLVSIPGSSASVKQRLGSNAGMNGTPRVRSVVRVPAREGLDGSTYSTPPRTCENSAPFESSSEVGCPLIDINKAEGTNGDDRKASEASASNGSILSPAVGKSQARIEDKDGSQFQKKTFSRMHDGETVEVSYKVYIPKKTPALARRKFQR comes from the exons ATGAAGACCAAAGCCGCCAACAACAACAAGGCCACCGCCGACGAG GATGAGGCCAAGCCCAAGAAGATCCGGTCCTCACGCAGCAAGCACCGCCGTAGCCGCTCCCCCTCCGGTTCTGAATCTCCACCCCGCAAACGCTCCAAGAAGCACAGTAAGAGGATCCCTCACAAGAAGAGCAAAAGGAGCAAGgttagcagcagcagccaccgaCGTCGTCGCCGTAGTCTTAGTCCTAGCCGTAGCCTCAGTAGCAGCAACCCTTCCTCAGTAGCCCACCGCAGCTGCTCGAcgtgcagcagcaacagcagtgCCTCTGAGAGGTCGGTGAGCCTGCCGCCAAGGAGCCGGTCCAGAGATGTTAGGAAGAAAAGGGGGAGGGGCAGGGACAGAGAGAGGGACCGAAAGAGGAGGAAGGCCCGGAGGTCAAGCAGCGACTCAAGCAGTGAACCAAGTTGTGGCAGTAGCCGGAGCAGGAGTAGGAGTGGGAGCAAGAGTAAGAGCAGAAAGCGGAGGGTTGGTGACACAAAGGAGGGCGCTGGTAGCGATAAGATTGAAAAAGATTACAACAGTCGCCACACTTCCCGGTCTGAGAAGAGCatgattgatgatgatgatagggTTGAAGATCCTAGTGCCAAGAAGGGAGACAATGATATTGACATATATGAGAAGAGTGGGGTCTTGGAGAAGATGGAGAGTCTGCCTTCCAAGAATGCCAATGAAACAGAAGAGATCTTACCTGCTGGTGGTGGAAATTCAGATGCCGAGGATCTTGAGCTGATTTTGAGGCAGAAAGCTCTTGAGAACTTCAGAAAGTTCAGGGCAGCAGCGGTCATGGCAGTCAAAACAGATAATGGAGCTACAGGGAAGGAAGCATTAATGGATAGCCCACAGAACACCAGCACGAAAATTGCTGAAGCAAGGTCTGCTGCTGGTACCCCTTTTCAGAGGCAGGGAAGCAGTCTTGGTGTGAGACATTCTGCTGGATCACCTAGATCAGAGGATCACGAGTATGGAATGACCCATTCTTGGAAGCAGGAAAGCAGTGCTGGCATGAGTCGTGGGGATGGATCACCTGGAATACTTGAGGCTGGTGATACTTGTGGCCCAACTCAACAGAAGGGAAGCACGGTAGAAGCAACTCATTCGACTTCTCAGATTATTTCACCACAGTATAGTAGGAATGATCATAGTGTAATGCATAGGTTGGTGAGCATTCCAGGGAGTTCAGCTAGTGTAAAGCAAAGGTTAGGAAGCAATGCAGGGATGAATGGAACTCCCAGGGTTAGATCAGTTGTGAGGGTACCCGCCAGGGAAGGGCTTGATGGTAGTACATATTCTACTCCCCCTAGAACCTGTGAGAATTCTGCCCCTTTTGAAAGCAGTAGCGAAGTTGGGTGCCCTCTTATAGACATTAACAAAGCTGAAGGAACTAATGGAGATGATAGAAAGGCAAGTGAAGCTTCAGCTTCTAATGGTTCTATTCTGTCACCTGCCGTGGGCAAGAGCCAGGCTAGGATTGAGGATAAAGATGGTTCTCAGTTTCAGAAGAAGACTTTCTCTAGAATGCATGACGGAGAGACAGTGGAG GTCAGCTACAAAGTCTACATACCAAAGAAAACCCCGGCCCTTGCAAGGAGGAAATTTCAGCGCTGA
- the LOC133892075 gene encoding protein DETOXIFICATION 18-like, whose translation MGEEAAAAPSLGDLHLPLLHDGGKQEQITTRKRWWCGWLEWDSEEAAGQLAFAAPMVATGMAYYAIPLVSVMYAGRLGDLQLAAATLANSWGTVTGIALMTGLSGSLETLCGQSYGAKAYRMMGVYLQASVITSALFSVLVSLLWLYSEAFLVFLRQDPEVSRLAAVFLRYMIPAQFAYGFIQCTLRFLQTQSVVMPLVAFSLLPLAVHVGITHAFVHHLGLGFAGAAMSTSVSLWLSFLMLAAYVRFSDMFKDTWGGFTAEAFRHVLPGMKLAIPSAVMVCFEYWSFEILVLFAGLMPQSQLSTSIIAMCENTEAISFMITYGFAAVISTRVSNELGAGNIHKAKKALTVSLALSLLLGVTFLVLLGLGHDLWARLFSNSETVVSAFASMTPLLIGSVVLDSTQGVLSGVSRGCGWQHLAAWANLVAFYIVGLPLSLLFGFKLGFETKGMWMGQICGFLCQNCVLLFITLRIKWERLDLTMIHKENDFVC comes from the exons ATGGGTGAGGAGGCAGCTGCTGCGCCGTCGCTAGGCGAtctccacctccctctcctccacgACGGAGGCAAGCAGGAGCAGATCACGACAAGGAAGAGGTGGTGGTGCGGGTGGCTGGAATGGGACTCCGAGGAGGCGGCTGGGCAGCTGGCCTTCGCGGCGCCCATGGTGGCCACCGGCATGGCCTACTACGCCATCCCGCTCGTCTCCGTCATGTACGCCGGCCGCCTCGGCGACCTCCagctcgccgccgccacgcTCGCCAACTCGTGGGGCACCGTCACAGGCATCGCGCTCATG ACTGGACTGAGCGGGTCACTGGAGACGCTATGCGGGCAGAGCTATGGCGCGAAGGCGTACCGCATGATGGGCGTCTACCTGCAGGCGTCCGTCATCACGTCGGCGCTCTTCTCAGTGCTCGTCTCCCTCCTGTGGCTCTACTCGGAGGCTTTCCTCGTCTTCCTCCGGCAGGACCCCGAGGTCTCGAGGCTGGCCGCCGTCTTCCTCCGCTACATGATCCCGGCGCAGTTCGCCTACGGCTTCATCCAGTGCACGCTCAGGTTCCTGCAGACGCAGTCCGTAGTCATGCCGCTCGTGGCGTTCTCGCTCCTGCCCCTGGCGGTCCACGTCGGGATCACCCACGCGTTCGTGCACCACCTGGGGCTCGGCTTCGCCGGCGCCGCCATGTCGACGTCGGTGTCGctgtggctgtccttcctcatGCTTGCGGCCTACGTGAGGTTCTCGGATATGTTCAAGGACACCTGGGGGGGCTTCACCGCCGAGGCGTTCCGGCACGTCCTGCCTGGCATGAAGTTGGCCATTCCCTCTGCAGTGATGGTGTG CTTCGAGTACTGGTCGTTCGAGATACTGGTGCTATTTGCCGGGCTGATGCCGCAATCGCAACTGAGTACTTCCATCATTGCAATGTG CGAAAACACTGAAGCGATATCATTCATGATCACCTATGGGTTCGCTGCCGTTATCAG CACGAGGGTGTCAAATGAGCTGGGGGCAGGGAACATCCACAAGGCGAAGAAGGCGCTCACCGTGTCGCTCGCTCTCTCCCTGCTGCTGGGGGTCACATTCCTTGTGCTCCTAGGCCTCGGCCATGATCTGTGGGCGAGGCTGTTCAGCAACAGCGAGACGGTGGTGAGCGCATTTGCTTCAATGACGCCGCTGCTCATCGGGTCAGTGGTGCTGGACTCCACACAGGGGGTCTTGTCAG GGGTTTCAAGAGGTTGTGGGTGGCAGCACTTAGCAGCCTGGGCTAACCTGGTGGCCTTCTACATAGTAGGcttgcccctctctctcctctttggATTTAAGCTTGGGTTTGAAACCAAG GGCATGTGGATGGGTCAGATATGCGGCTTCCTTTGCCAGAACTGTGTTCTGCTCTTCATCACCCTGAGAATCAAGTGGGAAAGATTAGACCTGACGATGATCCACAAGGAGAACGATTTTGTCTGTTGA